A portion of the Candida dubliniensis CD36 chromosome R, complete sequence genome contains these proteins:
- a CDS encoding 40S ribosomal protein S30 (spliced gene;~Similar to S. cerevisiae RPS30B) yields MGKVHGSLARAGKVKSQTPKVEKQEKPKKPQGRAYMRLLYTRRFVNVTLTNGKRKMNPSPASQ; encoded by the exons ATG GGTAAAGTTCACGGTTCCTTAGCTCGTGCTGGTAAAGTTAAATCTCAAACTccaaaagttgaaaaacaagaaaaaccAAAGAAGCCACAAGGTAGAGCTTACATGAGATTATTGTACACTAGAAGATTCGTTAATGTTACTTTAACCAATGGTAAAAGAAAGATGAACCCATCTCCAGCTTCTCAATAA
- a CDS encoding transaldolase, putative (Similar to S. cerevisiae TAL1): protein MSSNSLEQLKASGTTIVTDTGEFEQIAKYKPQDATTNPSLILAATKNPEYASVIDVAIEYAKDKGSSPKEKAEIALDRLLIEFGKNILDIVPGRVSTEVDARLSFDKEATVKKALELIDLYKQQGIEKDRILIKIASTWEGIQAARELESKHGIHCNLTLLFSFAQAVACAEAGVTLISPFVGRILDWYKASTGEEYTAETDPGVKSVKAIYNYYKKYGYKTIVMGASFRNTGEIKALAGCDFLTISPKLLEQLYNSTEEVPKQLDAATAKDDDIEKVTYVDDEPAFRFALNEDAMATEKLSQGIRQFGKDAVTLLTELESRF, encoded by the coding sequence ATGTCCTCGAATTCATTAGAACAATTAAAAGCTTCAGGTACCACTATCGTCACCGATACTGGTGAATTCGAACAAATTGCCAAGTATAAACCACAAGATGCCACCACCAATCCATCTTTAATCTTGGCCGCCACCAAAAACCCAGAATACGCCAGTGTCATTGATGTTGCCATTGAGTACGCAAAGGACAAGGGCTCTTCACCAAAGGAAAAGGCTGAAATTGCCCTTGATAgattattgattgaatttggtAAGAACATCTTGGATATTGTTCCAGGTAGAGTTTCAACTGAAGTTGATGCCAGATTATCTTTCGACAAAGAAGCTACCGTCAAGAAGGCTTtggaattgattgatttgtaCAAGCAACAAGGTATTGAAAAGGACAGAATCTTGATCAAAATCGCCTCGACTTGGGAAGGTATCCAAGCTGCTAGAGAATTGGAATCCAAACATGGTATCCACTGTAACTTgactttattattttcttttgctCAAGCTGTTGCTTGTGCTGAAGCTGGTGTCACTTTGATCTCCCCATTCGTTGGTAGAATTTTGGACTGGTACAAGGCCTCTACTGGGGAAGAATACACTGCTGAAACTGATCCAGGTGTCAAATCTGTTAAAGCTATCTACAACTACTACAAGAAGTATGGTTACAAGACCATTGTTATGGGTGCTTCATTCAGAAACACTGGTGAAATCAAGGCTTTAGCTGGTTGTGATTTCTTGACCATTTCTCCAAAATTGTTGGAACAATTGTACAACTCCACTGAAGAAGTTCCAAAACAACTAGATGCTGCTACTGCAAAGGATGACGATATTGAAAAGGTCACTTATGTCGATGATGAGCCAGCCTTCAGATTTGCCTTGAACGAAGATGCTATGGCTACTGAAAAATTATCTCAAGGTATCAGACAATTTGGTAAAGATGCTGTTACTTTGTTGACTGAATTAGAATCAAGATTTTGA
- the KRE1 gene encoding protein Kre1 precursor homologue, putative, protein MNINSVFYYILFLFASTILAADKTSSSVSPTLVWVTGTDANGKLATTQSTYYQSFMSTYSTAESPSSGSIGLGSISGSVGEIRTYSMVTVSQGNGGLSKFNQNSLEMKNLSFLKFIGGSFIAFISFIIII, encoded by the coding sequence ATGAACATCAACTCAGTCTTTTACTacattttatttctttttgcatCAACAATCCTTGCCGCAGATAAAACATCGAGTTCGGTATCGCCTACTTTAGTATGGGTCACCGGTACTGATGCCAATGGGAAATTAGCCACTACTCAGTCTACATACTATCAAAGTTTTATGAGCACTTATAGCACCGCGGAATCTCCATCTTCCGGCTCGATTGGATTGGGGTCAATAAGTGGATCAGTGGGGGAAATCAGAACTTATAGTATGGTCACTGTATCACAAGGTAATGGTGGATTATCGaaattcaatcaaaatAGTTTAGAGATGAAGAATTTATCATTTCTTAAATTTATCGGGGGTTCATTTATTGCAtttatttcattcattATAATCATATAG
- a CDS encoding nicotinamide N-methyltransferase, putative (Similar to S. cerevisiae NNT1), with product MSEDEISIEGDLFEEPEGFLPERPSSHFSTYQRKIPNAEPQEITLKLVGHNPLYGHLLWNAGIYTADYLDKHSDTLVKDKKILELGAASALPSLVCSLNHAKEVVVTDYPDPDLLSHMEYSFNDLKEKTKYELSPWTVKGYIWGHDLGELLFDEPGRKLTEEEKFDLIILSDLVFNHSEHHKLLNTCRQSLKSDGGRCFVVFSPHRPHLLQDDLDFFETAKQYQFKTEKIEMVTWKPMFEEDEETADIRARVYAFFLIPEWE from the coding sequence ATGTCAGAAGATGAAATATCAATAGAAGGGGACTTATTTGAAGAACCAGAAGGGTTTCTTCCTGAACGTCCGTCATCGCATTTTTCAACctatcaaagaaaaataccCAATGCTGAGCCACAAGAAATAACATTGAAATTGGTTGGCCATAACCCATTATATGGACACTTATTGTGGAATGCCGGAATATATACTGCTGATTATTTAGACAAACATTCTGATACATTAGTCAAAGATAAGAAAATCTTGGAATTGGGTGCCGCTTCAGCATTACCTTCCTTAGTATGTAGTCTTAATCATGCCAAAGAGGTGGTTGTCACTGATTATCCTGATCCAGATTTATTATCTCATATGGAATATAGTTTCAACGATTTAAAggagaaaacaaaatacgAATTGAGTCCATGGACAGTTAAAGGATATATATGGGGACATGATTTGGGGGAActattatttgatgaacCAGGAAGAAAATTAACAGAGGAGGAGAAATTCGACTTGATTATATTATCTGATTTAGTATTTAATCATTCAGAACAtcataaattattaaatactTGTCGTCAAAGTTTAAAAAGTGATGGCGGAAGATGTTTCGTAGTGTTTAGTCCTCATCGACCACATTTATTACAAgatgatttggatttttttgaaactgCTAAGcaatatcaatttaaaacggaaaaaattgaaatggtTACTTGGAAACCAATGTTTGAAGAGGATGAAGAAACTGCCGATATTAGAGCTAGAGTATATGCATTCTTTTTAATACCCGAATGGGAATAA
- a CDS encoding sodium/calcium exchanger protein, putative translates to MNFYIFEESSSQCSIPSSTPNVCSFIQKQCDTTYFKISELYYCCLTPSLPNLLFSSLLILVLLVVILISLSILVSNYLFQNLHNLTNVLGLNNQILSFILIPLSNSLPDILNYYIALDSGSTDLVIGQLMGSLLIMFTIIIGSISILNRGYIIEHPKILMLDLVIVLIVLILFSEILSDGKITNLECWIMITGYFLYILFLIFFDKDKLKEVADEEQVWIEYQNNGSFTHPYNIEDAISILSSNDDEIASYGPVVSRSPSPLPEHTSSANDPLSLSINSLSPRSSSPLYGPSEVATEESPLLLAVPGKFPTSKISPSIPINEDSDDEIIIQIPSRSKSFVQRAFDLVDYLFMTFVPYYRKIKSNYSRAIISWYIIETIAVVNYQFFQFPYKYVIPISYVIAAILVYIQLTSNVQIVAISMAGLTVSLIIVSNLAIVTLQLLKNLGVIWQISDYLLGLIVFAISNSLNDGITNITISTKINPILGINSCIGTPLLIILLGIGGNGLIVTSRSHKDIWFSLTDNVVISAGGLIFSICCLIIYLPWNDYRVDAKIGNFLLLLYIIMTGVEIYLEY, encoded by the coding sequence ATGAATTTCTACATATTTGAAGAAAGCAGTAGCCAATGCTCGATACCATCATCAACTCCCAACGTATGTTCATTTATACAGAAACAATGTGATACAActtatttcaaaatttcagAACTATATTATTGTTGCTTGACACCATCGTTAccaaatttgttgtttagcTCACTACTAATATTGGTTTTGCTAGTAGTCATTCTAATATCACTTAGTATATTGGTgtcaaattatttattcCAAAATCTACACAACTTGACCAATGTGCTAGGGTTGAACAATCAGATATTGTCGTTTATATTAATTCCATTATCCAATTCATTACCAGACATATTAAACTATTACATTGCATTAGATTCGGGCTCCACCGATTTGGTCATAGGCCAACTAATGGGGTCGCTACTAATTATGTTCACCATTATTATCGGATCAATCAGTATCTTGAATCGAGGATACATAATCGAACACCCAAAAATTCTCATGCTAGATTTGGTGATAGtgttgattgttttgattttgtttctgGAGATACTATCAGATGGGAAAATCACAAACTTGGAATGTTGGATAATGATCACGGGATATTTTCTAtacattttgtttttgatattttttgaCAAAGATAAACTAAAAGAAGTGGCAGATGAAGAGCAGGTTTGGATCGAATACCAGAATAATGGGCTGTTTACTCATCCTTACAATATTGAGGATGCCATAAGTATTTTATCTTCTAacgatgatgaaattgccAGTTATGGACCAGTCGTTTCAAGATCACCGTCACCATTACCTGAGCATACCAGCTCCGCCAATGACCCACTTTCCTTATCAATAAACTCATTGTCGCCAAGATCGTCATCACCATTATATGGACCCTCTGAAGTCGCAACAGAAGAATCCCCATTGTTATTGGCAGTTCCTGGGAAATTCCCCACCTCTAAAATATCGCCATCTATTCCAATTAATGAAGATTCAGATGACGAGATTATCATCCAAATTCCATCACGGTCCAAATCTTTTGTACAGCGAGCATTCGATTTAGTTGACTATTTGTTCATGACTTTTGTCCCATACTATAGAAAGATAAAATCTAATTATAGTAGAGCAATAATATCATGGTATATTATCGAAACCATCGCGGTTGTCAATTATcagttttttcaattcccATACAAATACGTAATACCGATATCGTACGTAATTGCTGCAATCTTGGTTTATATACAACTCACCAGCAACGTTCAGATCGTTGCTATTTCAATGGCTGGATTAACAGTGagtttaataattgtatCGAATTTAGCTATAGTGACCTtgcaattattgaaaaatcttgGTGTAATCTGGCAAATTTCGGATTATTTATTGGGCCTAATTGTGTTTGCAATTAGCAACTCCCTAAATGACGGCATCACAAATATAACCATTTCGACCAAAATAAACCCCATATTGGGGATTAATAGTTGTATTGGCACCCCCTTATTAATCATATTGTTAGGTATTGGTGGGAATGGGTTGATAGTTACCAGTAGGTCACATAAGGATATTTGGTTCAGCTTGACGGACAATGTTGTAATTAGCGCTGGTGGATTGATTTTTAgcatttgttgtttaattatttatttgccATGGAATGATTATCGAGTTGATGCTAAGATTGgtaatttcttgttgttgttatacATTATCATGACAGGTGTAGAAATATATTTAGAATATTGA
- a CDS encoding U1 small nuclear ribonucleoprotein component, putative (Similar to S. cerevisiae PRP42) — MSLINKQWSRISTELIQDPQNLELWQSLIEAAEWNEKRGINKSTSEEELNILRTTYNSFLEKFPFQFKYWIRYAEWEFKLGNTSTAEQIYLRGLSTQLSHCIELWISYLNFKINTINDNILEILQKFEIARSLIGFHFFGFEFYELYLSFLDNYKNDSNEFEKKYYILLRIILEIPIYHYGIFYKKWFDLIDKLLKDEKLARQIVRYIAPANEIATLESKKNTSIFIELKKRFTDAYIATQYHSFELYEFEKKLLPKNNKNTQQDNDLRSRQELDAWMSYIEYLEIKQYPTKFIELVYYRFLYNARNYPQTWSKFADYYIYHGKFNKAKKILTDGIKFVDDYKLLIKLVDLEIFLKNYQRAINLLISYIQYSSNVPIPIRDKVHQVKQLIGQE, encoded by the coding sequence ATGTCACTAATAAACAAGCAGTGGTCAAGAATATCGACAGAATTAATCCAGGACCCTCAAAATCTTGAACTTTGGCAAAGTTTAATCGAAGCAGCTGAATGGAATGAAAAACGAGGCATTAACAAATCAACCAGcgaagaagaattgaacaTTTTAAGAACCACctataattcatttttagagaaatttccatttcaatttaaataCTGGATTCGATACGCCGAGTGGGAATTTAAATTGGGAAACACGTCCACTGCCGAACAAATTTACTTAAGGGGGTTGAGTACCCAATTAAGCCACTGTATTGAATTATGGATCTCCTATTTAaacttcaaaatcaatacaATTAACGATAATATTTTAgaaattttacaaaaatttgaaattgcaCGAAGTTTGATCGGGTTCCATTTCtttggatttgaattttatgAATTATATTTGTCGTTCTTGGACaattataaaaatgatagcaatgaatttgaaaagaaatattatattttattaagaATCATACTTGAGATACctatttatcattatggGATTTTCTACAAGAAATGGTTTGATCTAATAgataaattgttgaaagatGAAAAACTAGCTAGGCAAATTGTACGCTATATTGCCCCTGCTAATGAAATTGCCACTCTTGAATCGAAAAAGAACACCTCGAtctttattgaattgaaaaaacgATTCACCGATGCTTACATAGCAACACAATATCATAGTTTCGAATTATACgagtttgaaaaaaaattgctaCCCaagaataataagaatacTCAACAGGATAATGATTTGAGGTCACGACAAGAACTTGATGCCTGGATGAGTTATATTGAATATCTTGAAATTAAGCAATACCCAACCAAATTTATCGAATTAGTATATTACAGATTCTTATACAATGCCAGGAACTATCCACAAACTTGGAGTAAATTTGCTGATTATTACATATATCATGGAAAATTTAACAAAGCCAAAAAAATCCTAACCGATGGGatcaaatttgttgatgattataaattattaataaaactaGTTGATCTTGAAATCTTCTTGAAAAACTATCAACGAGCCATAAACTTATTGATAAGTTATATTCAGTACAGTTCTAATGTTCCAATTCCAATACGTGATAAAGTCCATCAAGTTAAACAACTAATTGGTCAAGAATAA
- a CDS encoding flavin mononucleotide kinase, putative (Similar to S. cerevisiae FMN1) — MTVSNDTSITYPIQQQASIIAGFGRGSSELGIPTANIPINTELNKLEPGIYYGWCKLIPLTAQCDEIKKRVDGKDVLFNHGNELTNEEKDIFPMVMSIGWNPYYHNKDKTAEVHIIHKFHENFYGSKIEYVVLGYIRPELNFNSIDELIDTINSDIEYAKSKLKSDEQSGKEYFTK, encoded by the coding sequence ATGACAGTTTCTAACGACACTTCTATTACTTATCCTATCCAACAACAAGCTTCTATTATCGCTGGATTTGGAAGAGGATCATCTGAACTTGGAATCCCCACCGCCAATATTCCCATCAATACTGAGCTAAATAAATTAGAGCCCGGGATATATTATGGATGGTGTAAATTGATCCCATTAACAGCACAATGTGATGAAATCAAGAAAAGAGTAGATGGCAAAGATGTATTATTTAATCATGGCAATGAATTGACCAAcgaagaaaaagatattttCCCCATGGTGATGTCAATAGGTTGGAACCCTTATTATCACAACAAAGATAAAACTGCCGAAGTTCATATAATTCATAAGTTTCATGAAAATTTCTATGGATCAAAGATTGAATATGTTGTATTGGGATATATTCGACCAGAATTGAACTTTAATAGTATAGATGAATTAATCGACACTATAAATTCCGATATTGAATATGCTAAGCTGAAATTAAAGAGTGATGAACAAAGTGGTAAAGAATATTTTACGAAATGA